From Amyelois transitella isolate CPQ chromosome 17, ilAmyTran1.1, whole genome shotgun sequence:
agttcaataaataatttttatgctaTACAGAATTTCAGATAAATATTCAGTTTAAAGTGtatccaaaaaatatataaagttatttaataattaaaatttcttaaagtattttaagttattggaaaatgtaaactttttaaatttatcagaaattactggatttttaatgtaagtacaaaagcatctacaaaaatcaaaaaaaaatccaatggTACAAAAAAGCTTGCTGAATAGGAATTTTACATCGCctgtttttttatctttatactAGATTTACAGATGAGtgaaaaatcaaacaaaaaaaattatacgttCTACAGATGTCTACCATTCAAAAATGGATTCTAATGAATTGCAATAAAGCACACAATGAGCAGAGTTTTTTATTTGAGGATTGTGTGCTTTATTGTGATATATTTAAGATCCATTCTTAAATGGACGGacgaatttgtttgttttggacATTGTTTTTGCGATATTATAGGTCTATAGATAGCAACATCGATGGGTTTGTaagatttaaatgtattttttattgaaagttattattatatagctGAAGCACTGTAAAATGATCTCGATATCATAAATCAATATTCGCTAACAACTCATCACCTTCTTCATCGAAAAACGACTCATCACCGTTCTCACAGAATTCTCCAAtcaaattttcatcatttaacAAACTTATTTCGTCATCAGTCTTATTACTATCACTTGTAGAGTTCGAATTGtctttgttactttttatcgAATCTTTCCGTATGTTTGTGCCTGGGATATAGTCGTTTTTATTCTTGAGCGTCGGGCTTAGGTATTGGGATATGTGGTTTTTGCTGtcctgaaatgaaaaatattgtatgtcAAGTTGCTAGAAGCGTTCAAATTGCAATGTACAACTACAGCCTATAATTTATGGTAAGCGTGTATGATAATGtgtggaaatattttttgcgcTGAGCTGAGAATCAatcattattcattcataccGATCagaattttaatgtaaaattttcttatgaataatataagattaCTTTTGAGATTAGAAAGAGTTATTGATGTTTTTTCCAAGTTTCTCTGCAGGGAGCTCTATCACGCGGAAATAGAAGCTAACTTGCAATGTTTTTGGGTTTGTTATGCGGTTTTGATATGCAGTAGAGTGTATTACACAAAGGTTTACAAAAGTGTTGTAGTAATTTACCTGGTGGCTTGTCGAAGTATTTTCAAACGTGTCTCGACTGAGCCCCACGTCATTCAGCACCTGTATGCgtcaaaatacataaaatcacatctagTTCTCAGAGGTGTATGTACAGTCCTAAGTAAGCAAAGatcattaacaaaaataaaaggcaAGACGCACAACTTTAAATCTTATGACAGTTTTTCGAGTtatttagataatattttcatcCATAAGATATggatcgtaaaaggcgactaaaagaaaggcttttaaactcgggattcttcttgttggcgatggactatcaacctgtcactatggaGCCCTAAGAGTTAGAGTGGttctcttttctttttataggtgccgggaaccacacatcgGTCATATATTCATTCaggataatataaaaatatattcgagATATACTATAAAACAAACTCGCTTCCCGCGTCTTTAATCCACCTTTATAGCTGAACTTTGATTACCATATACGTCACATTCCTATGTTGGAGGGAGATTCTTTGATTTGTGCAATAGAGTATAGAGTGATAAGCTATTGCCGCGCATCGGAattcgaatcggtaaggtgcccgttTAAAACGCGTGTTGCAGTCATCAAATTACAACGCGGCCATGAACCAATaactatttttgaagttacgtacattagttttattaccAACTGATGCTCTgacggtgaggaaaaacatcgtatAGAaccctgcacatttaggcaacaGGAACcagtaaatatataatccaAAACGGGCTAGGTTACCATGCAAAGTTTACAGAGGTCAGAcggtagtcgcttcgtgtaaaaacctgactcgcccaatccaggatccacaGTCGAgggcacaccccgggctcctctccagagatgGTGGGGATGCAATCTGGACTACAGCTTAGAAGACGAGGGGTAAGCAGTGACAAGAGATAAGGTTGTAtggtaagggataggcttacatacttgggattcttttttaggcgatgggccagcaacctgtcactatttgaatctcaattttatattaaagccaaacagctgaacgtggcttatcagtgtttacaagactgttgtctctgtctaccccgcaggggatatagacgtgtgtgtatgtgtgtgtgcgGTGACCTGCAGCTTGTGCTGCAGCAGCGGCCACAGCAGGTCGTCGGCGGTGCGGCGCGCCAGCAGGTAGCGCGCGCGCACGCCGCCCGCGCGGCCCAGCCGGTGCGCGCGCGACTCCGCTTGTGACAGGATCTATCacacacaaaatatatattttttcttagaaACCTTCGTAAGCACTCCTCCACgttattttacattacaaCAAATCTAAgttttatctaatatattagtacaaacatacataaaatcaaccACCGGATCCCTCTCCAGAGGtgtgaagatgcaaccgggactaagaccaggaagaagaagactcTTATACAGTTACTTTGAATCAATGAGCTATATAAAATCTCGGAATCAGTATCAATAATAGAATACAAAAccgcaataaaataaaaaaaatctaatttttgtatgaaaaaattcCCTAATTCGCAAAACAAATGGTTAGCAACGTATTCAATGACCTAGTTTTATCGCTAGGTACCTACGTACAAACCCCTCCGCCTCCGCCCCGCTTGCCAGACAATTAGTCGCCCACACGCATTCGTCACGGGACCATTGTGCGCAGGAGCAATTTTTCTGCCGCGAATCGGGAACGTACGCCATGTCGTACCTAAGTATTCTTCgcgaaaatattatgaaatagtTCGATTTAAAGAGTATGTTGTCACTGCGTGTTcgaatatacattttaaaatggtcAAAATTTACACCACCTATTTAACCTCTCATCGCACcaatataggtattttaacGACTAAAACGCCTACAGGTTTAGTTATTCACGATAATAAATTCTGTGTTTTGACAGTCTTCAGCCCGAGAAGTATGAAGGAAAAAATTGCAACTTAAAGATCAGATTTTCGTAACTAGTTATGGTATGAGTGCAGCGGTCAACGAACTTCGCCGCCCGGCCGTAGtaagtatatacctacctgTCTACTCTACGCGCAGCTGATTACGCGACGCTCGGTGTCTCTCCGATAGGGAATTTTcgaggtattttaaaaatcaatttttttttttggttttgacTATTAAGCGAGATTATTATAAGAgaacatgtattttttacatacatacataaaatcacgcctctttcccggtggggtaggcagagactacctctttccacttgccacgatctctgcatacttccttcgcttcatccacattcataactctcttcatgcaagctcggcggtttctggtacttttgacctgaccctttaccaggacgtccttaatttcatcaagatacgttcgtctaggtattcccactccgacctttccctccacactctctttgtatatctgcttagtcaacctgctttcattcatcctctccacatgaccaaaccattttaacttattattattttctttacccTATACATACAATACTTTCCATGAATCAAGCTACTGTATTCAAAGTCTATCTGTATACATACCCCAGGGTTCCAATGCAGCTCAGCGAACAGCACCAGCCCCGCGGCGGTGAGCGTCAAGCCCGAGTTGGCCGCCGTGATGGATAACACGGCGCAACGGCAGGATGGTGTGTGTTGGAATTTGTCCACCAAATCCTTGGAAAAACAAGTCTTCCGTTGTTTGTGAATATTAACAATCAATCTAAAGAAAAGCTACCTACTCACTTAAAAAGGAGATCAGACGGGAAAAATTagcttgatatttttattcagaGTCGTATATAACTCCCactgcatacatataatcacgtctatatcccgtgcggggaagacagggccaatagtcttaagTCTTAAGCCAAAAGGCTAAtggtccacgttcagctgtatggtataaagatagaattgagattcaaatagtgacaggttgccagcccatcgcctaaacgaatCCCagtgcctatcccttaatcgccttttaagacatcaataggatggagtggtcctattcttttttctattagtgccggcaaccacacggcgcttCCACTCTCTTATAAACTTCATGTATTAGAACACACAATCGCAATCACATGGTTTCATCTATCAAAAACACGCGCAACTTTGAAATTATCGTCAATCAATTCGCTAATGCAAAAAACTCACCGCTCTAGTATTAGCAGGTGTGGATCCCACGATGCAAATATAATGCACTTGTTGTTCGTCGAGCGTCAAACTGATTGCGTTTATCACGTTGCGGTGGTGCGCGAAGATAAGGAACTTCTCTGACGTTTCGTCCAGTAGCTGCCTTACGTATTTACTGTAACAATGCATTTTTGATTAATGtgaattgacgtccgatgaaaatgctgcagtgcagtttgttccgccgcttcttctgcacgtgcgctttggaagcggtagtagttatgattagatttaagtgatgtgacctcaataagtgataccatgtgtccaattttgaaaataaacctattctattttattctgataCCAACAAGCTGTCCCATTCGGTCGCTAAAGAACTGTAGTTATTAACGAGTTTAatctataaaatgtaatttttaataaataatacatacatatttatttattgaaattgattATTCAACAAGTTATTATCTAGCTGAAGCACTGCAAATAatctatacctactaatattagaAAGCTGAAGAGTCCGTTTCttagtttgaacgcgctaatatcaggtactactggttcgaattaaaattatctttttgtgttgaatagaccatttatcgaggaaggttttaggctatataacatcacgctgcaactattaggagcgaagaaataatggataatGTGAAGAAAACGGgatattcatccttgagggcttcaatgatgcccaaaataactattccacgcggacgaagtcgcgggccgcagcttgtaatataataaatagatgAATGAAGCATTATTTACCATACGGCAGGTATCTTAACTCGTGCGGTCTCACTAAAGTAAGTGATGAGGGCGGCGTGGCGGTCTTTACTATTAGATTTCTGGTATTTAGTCGCCATTTGAGATAGCTCATCGCGTTCCTCTTTGGTGAAATCAAGAAGACTTTCGTCTAATTGTACTGCTTCGCTGTAACAAAGATATACAATTAAGAGataatctaataataataattataattcccctccgggaaagaggcgtgatttttatgtatgtatgtatgtataaaatctaaaattaatactatattataaattattaaggacatcctggcaaagggtcaggttaagagtacccgaaaccgccgagcttgcatgaagagagttatgaatgtggatgaggcgaaggaagtatgcagagatcgtggcaagtggaaagatgtagtctctgcctagaaggcgtgattttatgtacgtttgtatgtatgtatataatcttattttaataataaatgaaaaaaaaaatgcattttgtAACTTATAGTAATGGTAATCctatctataatattataaatgtaaaataagtttgttgtttatttctaATCGCTTCAAGCGTTACctactgaaccgatcttcataaaatttaatgcttttatataattaagagtccgGACAAGGACAAAGACACAaggtacctttcatcccgtTAAAAACTTcctgtgggatttgcgaaaaacatgtattcttttgtaggtagcgctaTTCGTCGTTTTTAGTAGATGGCGTTTAATTAACACAGGCGAAGATTCAGTAGGTAACTAATTTAGGCAAGTTAGTCAGTGTTGATGATGTTAATTCTATAGATTGTTCTATAGCACAATATGCCGCATATTGCGATATAGAACAACctatagaataaatatatttgccaATAGAACAATCAAAGTTACTAACATTAATGGTGTTTTATGAGGTctagagatacatacatacatacatatgatcacgtctttatccattacggggtagacagagccaacactcttgaaaagacagataggccacgttcagctgtttggcttaatgatagaattgagattctagaGATAACTGTATTATTGGATTTAATATCGGAAGGTTccactggcagagaatgcttTATTGCATTAactccacctgttgtacaaaataatattattatttggatacaaaataaagtttaaataaataaatatttgatataataCCGTGTCTTTTGCTCCAAGTTGGTGAGGACCTGTTCCTTGGTTCTCCTGATGAGGAACCTCCTCTGCAGTATGATCTGCAGCTCGGGAAGGTGGGACTGCCCGCTCATGTCCCAGCCGAAGTTGGTCTGCTTGCCGTCGCAGTATCTTTTGCctgcaaaattattataaggtaaaatattacaaagatCTCtgcgtcctggtaaagggtcaggtcaaaagtacccgaaaccgccgagcttgcatgaagagagttatgaatgtggatgaagcgaaggaagtatgcagagattgtggcaagtggaaagaggtagtctctgcctacccctccgggaaagaggcgtgatgttatgtatgtatgtatctctgcatacttcctttgcttcatccacattcgtaactctcttcatgcaagctcggcagtttcgggtactcctgacctgaccctttaccaggacgtccttaatttgatcaagatatgttcgtctaggtcttcccactccgacctttccctccacactatCCTTGTGGAGAATGTGAACAAATTAGTATAAAATGTGGATATGCATAATACATACCATATTCAGTGTATGATCCGAACAATTTCGGCTCGATTAATGACAACTGCGTATACAATTCAGCGGGCCGACTGAGCGCGGGAGTTCCACTCAGCAATACAACTCTATGGCACTGTTTCGTGATACCGCTCAGGGCAAGTGTGCACTGGGCTTTGTGAGACTTCAGGTAGTGGGATTCAtcctgcaaaaaaaaataacataaagtgATCTGCTCCAGTTGGGCTGACAGCACGTGTGGCGGCTCCCCGACGCCTGCGCTGCGGGCTGCGCCGGCACACGCTCCACGGCGACCACGAGGTGTCACGGCGGACTTCTACATCTATCTTTTGCATTACCGTGACACGTTTTTTATTCAGATAAAGGGAAACACTATAATTGCAGCCCTTTAAAGGGATATCTTCGCTGTCGTAAATTTtactgttattaaaaaataacctaCCCAATATGGGAGTATTCGTATATTGCCaacattttacttatttttttcactcCCAGATAATCActgatataaattttactgaAAAGTCAACTTACAATGACAACTACGCCGAATTTCTTGCTTTTCAAAAGATCTGTGTGCATGCTAGTGATTTTGTAGCTCACTATAACCACCTCTGTCTGaaacatatgtaaataaaaaattaataaaaagcaaatatCATTATTCTAAGAGAgttatgtgaaaaaatataatgcaatACTTTATGGCAGCCAATATTAACCCGTCTCAGCTTACTTACTTTGATGGAAAATTCAAAAAGACAGATAATGTATGGATTCCATTTAGAGCTACACTTGATGAGCctacgacttcgtccgcgcgcacatagttattttgggcatcattaaagccctcaaggatgaataattttcctcgtaaatatattttgaacatttatggtaagtatgtacatacatgtcTATCGGCGACCAGCTGAGCATCTTTCCCCGTGGTCAATGTGACGATATTCATCATTGGAACGGACGGGAGTAACTCGTGGATTTTGCTCTGCCACGTTTCTCTGAAACAATGAATTTACGAGAGAAGAATATATTtaagactagaggccgcccgcgacttcgtccgcatggaaaccctatcaatcccgcgggaactctgggataaaaagtagcctatgtgttattctgggtcttcagctacctacataccaaatttcatggtaatcggttcagtagtttttgcgtgaaagagtaacaaacatccatacaaactttcgcctttataatagtagtaggattttaaAGTTACCTCATAGAAGATGTGGTGACAATAAGCAATGGCCAGTTGTGCCTGTAATAGCTGGCTATGGCGAGCGCCTGGAAAGTTTTACCGAGGCCCATGTCGTCTGCTATCATACACCTCCCACGGCGGGATATACCGAACCTGAAACACAAGTAATACCCCTCCAAGCAAAAAAGGCTGAGAAAGACGGTCTAATTAAGGACACCATGTAATTGCATCAAGTTAAAATACACAACAAAAGCAGCTAACAAGTAGTTTGTAAAAAGATCTTAATATTATAGATACAAGGACTTTGGCTAGCAATCTGGGAATCTTTGATAAACTGATACACCTAAACACCactttatttaacattaaatctcaatttgccgtgtggttccggcaccaatacaaaaaagaataggaccgtaaaaggcgactaagggataggcttacaaacttgggattcttttttaggcgatgggctagcaacctgtcactatttgaatctcaattctatcattaagccaaatagctaaacgtggccattcagtatttttaaaactgttggctctgtctaccccgcaagggatatagacgtgaccatatgtatgtatgttaaatctcaataaaaattcttagaaaaaaaagaaagacgAAAGATACCTGACACCTTCTTCTTGGAATGGCATTAGTTTGTGCCTTAGTGTCGCCTCTATAGGTGACAAGTCCACATTGTTAGGATCCATTGTTTGCTCCTTGAGAATCTGCAAGTGTGAAAAAGTCATAAGTAATACAGTTAATACAAGAgtaatagatagataaatgtGTGTCATGATTCTCCAGGCCCAGACCCATTTGTTGTTGGATGTTTACCTTCAtattaattagaaaatatagaaattgtAAAATCATAACtattcgaagttatgtacattagtttgaatactaacgaAACAGGTGAATATGGTGAATGAAGACATTctgaggaaacctgcaaattcagtcaactagatgtgtaaccataatcaATCCAATATGGATTAGGATCCTCTGTAAAAGTTGCGaaagtcagatgggagttgcttcgtgtaaaacctgactcacccaatccaggatccagtCAAAAAGCAAGCCTGTGACTTTTCTCCAGAGTGGCAAGGATGCAACTGTGACTAAATCCAGGACGAGAAGACCATAGGAATTGTATAGTTGGTTTACTTTGGAGCttacttaatctgtgtaatttgtcaaaacaaaaatgttgatACCTTCAAAACATATGGCGGAAGAGATCCAAGAACTATGTGTGGAGCCAGTGGTGCCACTTTACTCATCAGCACTTGGTAATCATTTATGGAGAAATTCCAAAGCTTTGAACTTGCATCTGAAATTTGTAacagacaaataaatatgtttcaattataaattagaaaaagtaaaaatgtgtttttttaataatgaagatTTTACATTACTAGTACAAGTACAATGtactgttatattttattttttgttatgttgttatcaataaaaagtttttgaaatatGCTCTAACTCACCATAGCTTTTAGAAGAAATTGTCTTGAACACATTTATGAGGGGGGCACAGAACTCAGATGGCTTTACTTCAAACCTGTCTTCAGATATTAAGTATACCATACCAGTTATTACTTTACCTACaggaattttaatttcattttgattGCTTGAATTCCCTGGTtttgaatatggatgaaaatTTCTAGTTTGACTCGGGAAATTCCTGACTGGACCACTAGACTGAAATGACGGACTACTGTGTGTTAGGACAGGCCTAGGAGAACTTCCTTGATTTGGTGTCAGAATTTTACTCTGCCTTTTTTGTAATGCAGCCAGACGTTTTCGCTCAATTTCTTCTTTTGTGCACGACATTGTGaaacaaatttacattaaataggtaacaaacagaaataaaatcgAGGAAAAAGAAACACCGTAACAGTGAAACTAATCATGAAAATATGATGAGAAATAGGTATTTTCTgaaatttcacaaaaacaaaattgtttcataggaaggaaaattatttaaatagttttatgcACAGCACAgcttaaaaagataaataaatatttgagttttgttttgtttgaaacgaataaattgatgatttcttttatattttgacacTATCATGACATTgacacattcagctttttttGGTTTAGGTTCGTTCCATACGGAACAAGCTAAAAAGACCATACTGCTGACATATTCGTCGACGAATGTTTCGTCATacgtatacatttttttatatgaataataacataaatacgCAATTACTGATGTTCTGTTTCTTGCTTTAATGGATAAACttattagatatataaattatctaCAATAACATCCCAGAtaacttatttactttaaaatgagCCGCATTAAAAAACgcgaaaaattttatattcccTCAGAACGAAGCGTACAAAATGGACATTGAACTTTGAATTTAATCAAATgtcaaactttaaatttttgtaggtACTAGAAGGCAGCTGTGTAGTCTAAGCTGTTCGTATCTTATTAGGAAGTAGGAAATAAGttcagtttttattattagtaattaATCTCCTGTACGATATAACGACCGTGCTAAAATGTCTGAAAACAGCAGccctattaaatatttcttctgTGGTGGATTTGGTGGAGTGTGTACAGTCCTCGCAGGTCATCCAATGGACACAATTAAAGTAAGACTGCAGACTATGCCACTGCCCCAACCAGGGGAAGTAGCCTTGTACGCTGGCACTTGGGATTGTTTCAAGAAGACTATACAAAAGGAAGGTTTTCGTGGTCTGTACAAAGGTATGTCAGCACCACTGACTGGAGTCGCACCAATATTTGCTATAAGCTTCTTCGGTTTTGGTCTGGGCAAAACATTGATAAAAAGAGATGACAGCTCTCCACTGACGAAACCAGAACTATTTGCGGCTGGTGCATTTTCTGGGATCTTCACTACATCAATCATGGCTCCGGGCGAACGCATTAAATGTTTGCTTCAAATTCAGCAGGGTGGAAATGCGCCCCAGAAATACAATGGCATGGTTGACTGTGCCAGGCAGCTATATGCAGAGGGTGGAATGAGGAGTATATACAAAGGTAGTGTTGCTACCATTCTTAGAGATGTACCGGCCAGTGGAATGTAC
This genomic window contains:
- the LOC106142066 gene encoding congested-like trachea protein → MSENSSPIKYFFCGGFGGVCTVLAGHPMDTIKVRLQTMPLPQPGEVALYAGTWDCFKKTIQKEGFRGLYKGMSAPLTGVAPIFAISFFGFGLGKTLIKRDDSSPLTKPELFAAGAFSGIFTTSIMAPGERIKCLLQIQQGGNAPQKYNGMVDCARQLYAEGGMRSIYKGSVATILRDVPASGMYFMTYEWVKEVLVPEDASNKFKLMATIVAGGCAGIANWLVGMPADVLKSRLQTAPEGTYPNGMKDVFKQLMEREGPTALYKGVAPVMIRAFPANAACFAGFELAVSFLNWVAPGL
- the LOC106140866 gene encoding SWI/SNF-related matrix-associated actin-dependent regulator of chromatin subfamily A-like protein 1, which gives rise to MSCTKEEIERKRLAALQKRQSKILTPNQGSSPRPVLTHSSPSFQSSGPVRNFPSQTRNFHPYSKPGNSSNQNEIKIPVGKVITGMVYLISEDRFEVKPSEFCAPLINVFKTISSKSYDASSKLWNFSINDYQVLMSKVAPLAPHIVLGSLPPYVLKILKEQTMDPNNVDLSPIEATLRHKLMPFQEEGVRFGISRRGRCMIADDMGLGKTFQALAIASYYRHNWPLLIVTTSSMRETWQSKIHELLPSVPMMNIVTLTTGKDAQLVADRHTEVVIVSYKITSMHTDLLKSKKFGVVVIDESHYLKSHKAQCTLALSGITKQCHRVVLLSGTPALSRPAELYTQLSLIEPKLFGSYTEYGKRYCDGKQTNFGWDMSGQSHLPELQIILQRRFLIRRTKEQVLTNLEQKTREAVQLDESLLDFTKEERDELSQMATKYQKSNSKDRHAALITYFSETARVKIPAVCKYVRQLLDETSEKFLIFAHHRNVINAISLTLDEQQVHYICIVGSTPANTRADLVDKFQHTPSCRCAVLSITAANSGLTLTAAGLVLFAELHWNPGILSQAESRAHRLGRAGGVRARYLLARRTADDLLWPLLQHKLQVLNDVGLSRDTFENTSTSHQDSKNHISQYLSPTLKNKNDYIPGTNIRKDSIKSNKDNSNSTSDSNKTDDEISLLNDENLIGEFCENGDESFFDEEGDELLANIDL